The Oncorhynchus clarkii lewisi isolate Uvic-CL-2024 unplaced genomic scaffold, UVic_Ocla_1.0 unplaced_contig_10271_pilon_pilon, whole genome shotgun sequence genome window below encodes:
- the LOC139396786 gene encoding transcription factor Sox-7-like, with protein sequence MAALISAYSSWPESFECSAGDGDVPDGHGSHRTPVDKASEPRIRRPMNAFMVWAKDERKRLAVQNPDLHNAELSKMLGKSWKALTPSQKRPYVEEAERLRVQHMQDYPNYKYRPRRKKQLKRICKRVDPGFLLGSLAGPDQNALSDPRGLCHPLGLDKDEDGVSGGDGGVGFSSLSSRSPGPLPGVRSFRDLPSSSSSNSFDTYPYGLPTPPEMSPLDHDHPSYYPSSSSSSSSVSSPEERHQHRQGQTPGGGGGGPMCLSPSSYHPDYTPTQTSIHCGGSHSHLTHLSHLSQTQSGGLIPGHPLSYYNPSSWSSQLQVHPGLNHPHLRHLSPGHHQQHHLGQLSPPPEQNHSHLETLDQLSQVELLGEVDRDEFDQYLNSTVAGAAAAGVGVFRSEQGGGGGGGTMTVTGHIQVTSASAPSSESSVVGETSLISVLADATAAYYNNYGIS encoded by the exons ATGGCTGCACTGATCAGCGCGTACTCGTCTTGGCCGGAGAGCTTTGAGTGCTCGGCGGGAGATGGAGACGTGCCCGACGGACATGGCTCACACAGAACTCCCGTGGACAAGGCGTCGGAGCCGCGCATCAGGCGGCCCATGAATGCGTTCATGGTCTGGGCCAAAGATGAGAGGAAGCGCCTGGCTGTCCAAAACCCAGACCTGCACAACGCAGAGCTCAGTAAAATGCTAG GCAAGTCGTGGAAGGCGCTGACCCCCTCTCAGAAGCGTCCCTACGTGGAGGAGGCCGAGAGGCTGCGGGTGCAGCACATGCAGGACTACCCCAACTATAAGTACCGGCCTCGTCGCAAGAAGCAGCTAAAACGCATCTGTAAACGCGTGGACCCCGGCTTCCTGCTGGGCAGCCTGGCGGGCCCCGACCAGAATGCCTTGTCCGACCCCCGGGGCCTCTGCCACCCCTTGGGTTTGGATAAGGACGAGGATGGGGttagtggtggtgatggaggtgtTGGGTTCTCGTCCCTCTCTTCCCGCAGCCCAGGGCCTCTACCTGGGGTTAGATCCTTCAGAGACTTACCGTCCAGCTCCAGCTCCAACAGCTTCGACACCTATCCCTACGGCCTCCCCACCCCGCCTGAGATGTCCCCTCTGGATCACGACCACCCCTCCTActacccttcctcctcttcctcctcctcgtccgtCTCTTCCCCCGAGGAGCGCCACCAGCACCGTCAGGGTCAGACCCccggaggtggaggtgggggtccCATGTGCCTCAGTCCTTCATCCTACCACCCTGACTACACCCCCACTCAGACTTCCATTCACTGTGgtggctcccactcccacctgACCCACCTCTCCCACTTGTCCCAGACCCAGTCCGGAGGCCTCATCCCTGGGCATCCTCTGTCCTACTACAACCCATCCTCCTGGTCCTCCCAGCTCCAGGTCCACCCGGGCCTCAATCACCCTCACTTAAGGCACCTTTCCCCAGGTCACCACCAACAGCACCACTTGGGTCAGCTATCCCCTCCTCCCGAGCAGAACCACAGTCACCTGGAGACTTTGGACCAGCTGAGTCAGGTAGAGCTTCTAGGGGAGGTCGACCGCGATGAGTTCGACCAGTACCTGAACTCGACGGTGGCAGGCGCTGCAGCAGCAGGGGTGGGGGTGTTCCGTTCcgaacagggaggaggaggaggaggaggaacgatGACGGTGACCGGTCACATCCAGGTGACATCGGCCTCGGCTCCGTCTTCTGAGAGCAGCGTCGTCGGGGAAACCAGCCTGATCTCTGTGCTGGCGGACGCCACGGCAGCATACTACAACAACTACGGCATCTCTTAG